The following proteins come from a genomic window of Denitromonas sp.:
- a CDS encoding NAD(P)/FAD-dependent oxidoreductase, with translation MDVDPGSGMKDVFAPDESTPIEVVGAGPAGLAAAITLARGGRRVVVHEAQREVGHRFRRDLQGLENWSSARDILDQMREAGLSTGFDAMPCTHGVGFDAWDRAYPLKSSRPLCYLVERGPRPGSLDRALLDQALALGVEVRFGSRKQGLSGPGILASGPRMADAIAVGYHFDSPMPDGFRVILDESLAPGGYAYLLTVGGRGTVKSCMFRDFGRQRLYVERTVERFRRLVGLDMLSPRFHGGVGNFFVPATGYHDGHPVVGEQAGFQDAFGGFGMRYAMLSGVMAAESLMDGTDYDASWQGEMKRPMQTAHVNRAIYNHLGNRGYRWLLRGQAWSGDTRAFFGWLYRSARVRRLIVPWMQGRRA, from the coding sequence TGGCAGCGGCATGAAGGACGTTTTCGCGCCTGACGAATCCACACCCATCGAGGTCGTCGGAGCGGGTCCCGCCGGTCTTGCTGCGGCGATCACGCTGGCTCGCGGCGGGCGGCGCGTGGTGGTGCATGAAGCCCAGCGCGAGGTCGGCCACCGCTTCCGGCGCGATCTGCAGGGCCTCGAAAACTGGTCCAGCGCGCGCGACATCCTTGATCAGATGCGTGAGGCCGGACTGAGCACGGGTTTCGACGCAATGCCCTGTACGCACGGCGTCGGCTTCGACGCCTGGGACCGCGCCTACCCGTTGAAGAGTTCGAGACCGTTGTGCTATCTGGTGGAACGCGGTCCGCGCCCCGGCAGTCTGGACCGAGCCCTGCTCGATCAGGCCCTTGCCCTCGGCGTCGAGGTGCGTTTCGGCAGCCGCAAGCAAGGGCTTTCGGGGCCGGGCATCCTCGCTTCGGGCCCCCGCATGGCCGACGCTATCGCCGTGGGCTACCACTTCGACAGCCCGATGCCCGACGGTTTCCGCGTCATACTGGACGAGTCGCTGGCGCCTGGCGGTTATGCCTACTTGCTCACCGTGGGCGGACGCGGCACTGTGAAGAGTTGCATGTTCCGCGACTTCGGCCGTCAGCGTCTGTACGTCGAGCGCACCGTCGAGCGCTTCCGCCGCCTGGTCGGGCTCGATATGCTGTCACCGCGTTTCCACGGCGGCGTCGGCAACTTCTTCGTGCCAGCCACCGGCTACCACGACGGGCACCCGGTCGTAGGGGAACAGGCGGGTTTCCAGGACGCTTTCGGCGGTTTCGGCATGCGCTACGCGATGCTGTCCGGCGTGATGGCGGCGGAGAGCCTCATGGACGGCACGGATTACGACGCCTCCTGGCAAGGCGAGATGAAACGGCCGATGCAAACCGCGCACGTCAATCGGGCCATCTATAACCACCTGGGCAACCGCGGCTATCGCTGGCTGTTACGCGGCCAGGCGTGGTCCGGCGACACCCGGGCGTTTTTCGGCTGGCTGTATCGCTCGGCCAGGGTGCGGCGCTTGATCGTCCCCTGGATGCAGGGGCGGCGGGCATGA
- a CDS encoding DUF5676 family membrane protein, with protein sequence MLNLKVVTSALGISTAFSFVFCVAYGLATPDSLHMHAFLEQVLPGFKWLSWPAAALGLVESFLYGMYAGLVYVPVYNFLLRRWGK encoded by the coding sequence ATGTTGAATCTGAAAGTCGTCACTTCGGCGCTGGGAATCTCGACCGCGTTCAGCTTTGTGTTCTGCGTCGCATACGGGCTCGCCACACCCGATAGCCTGCACATGCATGCTTTTCTCGAGCAGGTGCTGCCCGGATTCAAGTGGCTGAGTTGGCCAGCCGCCGCGCTTGGCCTGGTAGAGAGCTTCCTCTACGGTATGTACGCGGGCTTGGTCTACGTCCCGGTCTACAATTTTCTCCTGCGGCGTTGGGGAAAATAA